ttttagaaagcaggccccttgctttggcagcagctgcccccacaacacaaggatctccACAGTGGGACTGAAGATaagctggggcagccattttgtggctgcaccctccatgctgtgccagaattccagaggtgcccgcAGGCTGAAAACCTTTGGGGACCCTGGTAGAGAGAAATAATGAGATATTCCCTGTAGTTTCTGTGCAGTCCTGCCCTCGGAGTCATCCAGCCCACAGTGAGCTTAATGGGTGTTACGAGACACTTCCTCGCTATATTCTGATACACATTTTTGTGCCTCGCTGTTACAAGctaatttatttcctgccctcaGTGGAGCCTCTTGAGAGTTTTCCTTTCAGCTCTAATGTGGGATTGTTTCACTTCCTTCTCAGTGTGGGAGATAGCTGCTTAGATAGTAGAGTGGTTTTGTTTAAAGGGAAGAAATTGCAAGAAGAAAAGAACTGCCTGTTCCCTCCTTTTCTGATGGCGCTTAAGAGGCACTcgctgctctggaggaaatgTCTTCTGAGATTCAGTTCTGGAGTGCCTTGCGGAGAGAGGGCACAATTTTTGTCACTTACCCGTGCTGTTCTGCAGCTCATATTTCTGTGATTCCCAGTTCCCAGAGTTAATGGATTTATGACTCTCTGTGGCTATCTGCCCTACTAAAATTGTGGTATTTTGCCCCATGTTTGTCCAACGGCTGCTTTAAATGAGGAACCGTCATCGTGACTGAAAGGTTGACTCAGAAAAGATCCCTCTGAATgagtataagcagaggtgggatccagcaggttctcacaggttcccgagagtaggttactaattatttgtgtgtgccgagagggggttactaattggtgattttgccatgtgatttttgccttagttacgtccctcctctcagcagtagcgcgcagaacttgaagcagtctagcaggaggtgcaccggcgtgcgtggcagcctgcgcctcgcgTGCGTGGATTTCAagctttcctgcccaaggaccggcacagctgctgcgtccttgccacagccccgcccaggaatgccccgcccctggaatgcccagccatgcccccgtcgtgccccgcccaaccccattggcactacgccacagcttgaatcgcaccaccatgggaacctgttactaaaatttttggatcccatcactgagtaTAAGGCCAGAACCTTCTATGGGAATAAGGTGAACGCCTTGCTTATTATGAAGGCCGGAAAAACAACAAATTTAGTCCCAAATGATCAACGAAACATTGGTTTCAGGAGTGTAGTGCCAAATGGACACAGAGCATATGCCTCACTCAGAGCAAAAGCATTGTTGTAATAAGCTGAATTATATATCACATTGATAGTAGTGTTGTCAGTGAGATCCAGAACCTTGTGCAGATCTCTCTGCACAGTTAATAGAAAATGAAGAGTTGTCAGGATATGGTTATAACCGGCCTGGACCATGTAAGAAACTCTTCACTGTGCTTTCACATATTGTCAGATattgaagaaggaggaagaggaggaggaggagtttggatttatactccacctttctctcctgtaaggagactcagttgggggagggagggggttgagattttatcgccatctgtttatgtttttaaaagttcctgtTAGTTATTGGTAGTTCTgggtgttttaaattgttaaattatACTATTATACTGTTTTTTTCCATTgttcaccactctgagcccttcagggaagggtggcctataaatcgaatgaatgaatgaatgaatgaatgaatgaatgaatgaatgaatgaatgctgccTTCCTTAGACTCTACCCCAAACTCTCCTggcatttcccaactcagagctggcaaccctatatgttgttgagttgctttAGAaagcctttcttttctccttttgtttGATTAATAAATGAGGATAGGAAGAGACTTTAAATTAAAGGGGTTGGAGCCAGCCATCTGCCAGTGAAAGGAACTGATGATTGCAGATCTTTCCCGTTCTCCAGCGGTCCTTTCGAATCCCAGAAATATCTGTTCCCGAGACTGAGGGACCCACATTGATTGGAAGGCTGCTAACATTATCATCACGTCTCTCTCTAAAAGGACAGAAGGAGTTTTGAGGCTGACCAGAACCAGAGCAATCCTTCTCTTATTTTTGCTAAACTTCTTGAGAGGATctcttatttgtttttgttttttgtttttgttccattCTGTTTTCAGAATCTGCAACCTCTCATGAGATTAAAGACTTCCTGGAAAGGATTACATTCCATCAATTCCTTGGTCCTCATGAAAACATAGTCAAGTTATTAGGGTGTTCTGTCACCCAAATGCCTCTTTATATGATACTGGAGGATGCTTCCAATGGGAATCTTCTCAGCTTCCTTTGGACCTGCCGCAGGGTACGACTAAGAAAGTGACCGGATCAGATTTGACTGGCTGTCTCGTTCGTTTGCTCGTTTATGTCACCTCTCTTGTTTTTCTGCTTCAGTGACCTTGGGAGCAATCCCAGTCATATCTACTTAGTATCACAGTGTCGCATCCTTTGCTTTAAGCGTTTATTCCCTTCGGGTTTAATTCTTGGCTGTAgactcatttccccctttttggcaGTCACcccgctctcagatcagagaatccccatggtttctggaAGCTCTGTAAGTGtgaccttttttctcccttcctagggaaagtgaaggagatcaccacGTTGTTAAGCTTTCCTCCGGTTTTCTGTGTCCTCCCTGCCACCCACATCACAGTAGTTCCTCCAACTCCTCGGACCATCACTTTAGGATgatcagaatggggggggggggtgtgtgtgtgttttgttttcatggTCATATTGTATTACTGGAGCAGTGAACCCTGTGAAATTTGCAAGGCTGGGTTAATTGCCGTCCGAGGGTGGGAACCTCTTGAGCAAAGCCCTTTTCCCGATAACCACGCCACTGGGGTAAATCAATTCGCCAGAGCCATTTTATTAAACAAGTGGAAGCGTGAGGCCTAGCATGGCCggcacaaaagagggcttggTCCTCTAAAGGCTCGGGCTAACCCTCCCACTTCCAGTGACGTCTGCCCTGGCCTGACATGGGCAGAGTTCTGCTTCTGCCCTTACTTGGGCAGAACCAGCCAGCTCGGCTTTGCCTACCCATCCCGAGCAGCAACTGCagcccatggtgattcacagctgttttttttttaacaaagctcTTGCTAGCCTTCCACTGTCttcattcttcccttcctctcctcctgcaAGACAGGTTTTTATTGCTCGCCACAGCAGATCGACCCCCACTGCAGAATGCTCCCTTctggttctttttttcttatcGGCCACCTAGTTTAATTGCAAACTAACACTGGACCAAAGACAGCGGCCACAACAACACAAAGGCCCTTctctgtgtgtacacacacacacacacactagggttgctgggcctggcttgggaaattccttgggaaattcctggagattttgtgagtAGGCCTGAGTGGGGcgagatttgaggaggggagggagctcagtgggatatATGTGGTTcagcccatcttccaaagcagccattttttccccagggaaactgatctcattagtctggagatcagttgtaattccggccACTGTTTGCAGGTTGACAGCCTTAACATTTATTTGTGTGTATGCCAGAAGCAAGATGTCACTTCCCTTACTCAGATACTTAACTTCCAATAATTGGACTGGGAGTGACTCAGCATTCCTGGACATTGCGGGGTGCTAAatctctctgaggccccttccgtacatgcagaacagtgcactttcagtccattttcacaattgtttgcaagtggatcttgctattccgcacagcttcagcaTTCATTGGAAGTTGaaaaagtgcgttattctgcatgtgcggaagggacctaaatGTATAAATCTTATCTTTTTgtgggatgttcctctctttgtaCCTGGAAGttgccctcctccttctctctcagtagCCTTTGGTCTTTGTGTCACTTCCCACATGGACCTGCATAGAGTCAGATGCTTCCCCAGGTCTCTCCTGAAGGAGCAAATATTTCATACTTGCATTTACATGACACCAGATTAGCTGGCCACTTGTATAAGGAAATCTTCAGGCTAGGATTTCTATCCTTCTTTCTACTGCAACgaggatgtggacagaatctacttgaataattGCAAGTTTTAtcttttgcaatttacttcttgggagggttgAGTTTACTGCATTCAGTATCATGCTTTCATGACTGGGCgaactctgctatattaaccaaatatacCCAGCACTAATAACCTGAAAAAATGAGACTGAAGTCTTGTGGAAGGCAACTGTGTCAACGTAATACTAACAGAAGTCCCCAAAATTCCTTCAACTGACAAAACAGCATTCGTAATGAGCTAGAGGCAAGTATAGTAAACAGGGACTGTGATGGGATCCGTTGAAACAGATCTGCCACCTCCGTACAAGAGTCATTCCTCAGAAATCCGAAGATCCATTATTTTCTTCATAAAAATCTGAATGTGTTACTTGCCTGCCCACATAAGCAATTCTTTGCctttgttgtgttttttccccctgtatgaAGTAGTAAGCGTCTTGGGTCCCTGATAGATTAAAGCTCCTCTTCTCTTCATTACACCAGCGACGAGATTTGTTCTGTAACCTTTTGAAATATGTGCCATGTAACTGCCTCGTTCAGAGCCCTTTGATACAGCATGAATACTTTAAGCTCAGAAGTGGTCACCTCATGGAGCTAGGTTAGATTTTCAAAAGCTTCAATATTGTTGGGTTGAGAGCGCAGcacagggaaaaataaaattctgATTTAAAACCTTGGCGGTGTTGAAGTAGGTCAAGCCAGACATAAATAAGCCGAGCTTTGTTAGAGGAACTCATTGTTCCTCTGCCTTCTCTACCAGCTGATAGGGCTGCTGGAAGACCAAACAATAATAGCTTTTTAATAAGCCATGATAATTGGTTGATGTTACATTCATCACggtgcagtcctaagaagaatTGCTCCCGTCTAAGCGCATCCATTTCAATTGACTTAAAcgagaataactctgcatagaattgtactGTTGTCCATATACATTCGGGCAGGggcgaagcaaggggaaactgcacccggggcacgcacgcggcctgcgcccctgccgtggtgctgccctgccccggaatgcccatggCATGCCCATGCCACACCCATGCACCAGGGCATACCCAGGGTGTTACGCCCTCCTGTCCCAGGGCCCTATGCCACTGCATTTGGCGGTACTGCATcactctaaggcacaggtgtcaaactcgcacccctccagatgttatggactacagttccaatcatcccctgccagcatgatgctggcaggggattatgggaactgtagtccataacatctggagggcgcgagtttgacacctatgctctaagggcATTGCTTCAtagtggggtttccccacagatttgtttacacagggatttttCGTCTGAGAAGTGTCCTAAGCCGATCCAaatcaccattttgcccacctgtcactttcttgttctttctgtgcaacctccatttcgGGAGGTTGCCTGGTGCcttttgtgcatgtgtatatGCCAGAtttggtctagcacaggggtctgcaaacttggctctccagttgttcatggactacaattctcaccagccctgccacttggccgtgctggcaggggctgatgggaattgtagtccatgaacatctggagagccaagtttgcagacccctggtctagcattgCTTTGCTAGAcaatgtcaatttcatgtcaatttcacattttaaaacaattcagctttttaaaaaaatgttaaaagcctttctgatcatcctgaaatgatagcccaaagagtgggagaaactactatttgggggaggggggaggcaggaaagagcaagaaaacccaaagaaagcttaacacagTGATCTCCTTCGCTTTTCCTGCGAAGTGAAAGAAAAAGTTAAGGGTGACCCAATAGcggcttctgggctgtatggtcgtgttctagtagcattttctcctgacgtttcacttgcatctgtggctggcatcttcagaggatctgatggtagtaaagcaagtggagtatatatatacctgtggaatgtccagggtgggaggacACTTGTTATCAGGCCAATGGTTCTatctattgtttttcttttactaGGACGTCGTGACCATGGATGGTTTGCCTTTTGACCTGACAGAAAGGCAGGTGTATAAAATTGGACAACAAATTGCATCAGCTCTGGTAAGTTTTCTCGaatgctttcatggccggattccaatggttgtggtgggctttcccggctgtgtggccgtggtctggtagatcttgttcctaatgttttgcctgcatctgtggccggcagcttcagaggtgtatcacagagagaagtctattacacactgtgtccagaaatcCTTATGATAGTTGCTGGTCACTGAGCACagtttgatacacctctgaagacgacAGCTacagcacacttctctctgtgatacacctgtgaaaatgccagccacagatgcaggcgaaacgttaggaataagatctatcagaccacggctacacagcccggaaaacccacaacaaccagtctggTAAGTTTGCTAAATAACCCCATGCTATCCTTTGTCAGGCAGGAATGCAAACACGGCATGAACGTCTAAGCTAGATATGGTCcaccagagatttttaaaaacattattatcCTTTGAATCTTGGCCTCCCTCTAGCTGATGTAACTCAGAGAGAAGAAGTCCTGTGCCCCGACCACTGCACTGTAGCAGATAAATTTGAAACTATTTCACACCTACTGCAGAGAAGAAGCTAATTGAACCTcccctgaatccccccccccccccggagattTAATTTTTCCATAGCAAAGGTTAATTTCCTTGTAGAATGCCAGCTGCCTGAATACTCGTTAAGAGCGGTGCCATCTTGACCCAAGTGTTTAGCCTGGCATCAGCGGGGTGCTGTAATTTAATCAGTCCAAGGGGAAAACAGATACTGACAACGCACCGTTTTGCTAATTTCTCAGGATTTTCTCCAGCAAAAGAAGCTGTTCCACGGAGACGTGGCCGCCAGAAACGTTCTCATCGGTCACGACTTTACTGCCAAGCTTTGCAAGCTGGGACTGGCCTACAGGAGCCACACCCGTGGAACCAGCTCCGTGGCGCACAGTGTCCCGCTCAAGTGGCAAGCTCCCGAGCGGCTCCTGAAGACGCCGCCCAGCATCAAATCAGACATGTGCGGTTTGTTCTGATAAGCCTCCTAATTTAGATTTCCCCTGGTCAAAGCTCAACAGTATGATGCACACCTAATTTTCAACAGATGGAGACTTCGGTCTGTTTCCAGCTGATAACTCCAGGGGTCCTGCTCAAATTGTGTTATTAAAAAAAGCTGCGGggggcttccctccctccctagccCCCAGTTGCTTTCTCTAGAAGTTGTGAGAAAACTGCCAATGCAAAAgcttatgttttgttttcttgcagaTGGTCCTTTGGAATCTTACTCTACGAGATGATCACATTAGGTAAGGCAATGAAACTCATCCTGAGGTTATAATATCTCATTATGGTATTTAACTAGATGTGAGATCTGTGATTAAGATACtccgtgattttttaaaaaactaattagcAGCCCTGCATACTTTCTTTGAAAGCCTACGGAGGGTGACTGACGAAAAGGGCATTTGCCTCCTTCTCAGAAGGTACAGTTAGTTCCGTTGTGCTACGTCTGTCTGTTCTTCCCAGTTGAAATCAGCCATTTATGCATACACTTCTTACCTCGCAGTTGTTTGTTtcccagtgggtttttcctgcaaTTTCTGTTTAGAAAGTGATTCTCCTGCTGCGAAACGTCCCCTAGCTGGATCTGCCATCACCCCCCACCCTATTTCCTTGTTGCTTCTGTACAACCTCCATCTGGGAatgttgcctgccaccttttggggatggggtgccatctttggtctagcattaattcactagaccaggggtctgcaacctgcggctctccaattggccatgctggcaggggatgatggggattgtagtccatgaacatctggagagccgcaggttgcagacccctgcactagaccatgCAAGCTTTATGTCAATTtcaaggtctattgctggagcatgattttttttaaaaaaatagcctttTCAATCCTGCCAAAGTTATGACCTGACGGTTGGgcgaaactgctgctgtgtgggggGATGGCAGCGTAGAgctagaaaacccaaagaaagcaaaatgcatgctgCTTCTCTTCATTTTCCCTGTGAAAGGACAGGAAAAGCCACACTTTCAGAGATTTTGGAAACtggggagattctctgatctgagagcacaaTATGTTCCAAAGAGTGGGGAAGGTGTGTATAGCCAAGAAACCAACCCGAAGGGAAAGTACACtccatgcaaagaagaagaagagtttggatttatatcccacctttctgtcctataaggagactcaaggtggcttacaagctcctttcccttcctctcctcacaacaaacaccttgtgaggtaggtggagctgagagagttccaaagaactgtgactagcccaaggtcacccagcaggaatgtcaaagtgcagaaacacatctggttcaccagataagcctcggctatttaggtggaggagtggggaatcaaacccggttctccagattagaatccacctgcttttaaccactacaccacgctggctctcagaacaCAAGTGCATGAATGAGTGTTAACTGcaacttgggggaggggatgtcAATGACAAGAAAAGCATAAGATGAAAGGGCTAAGCAACCTCTCTGCCTGGTAATCCCTCCTTTATCTTCAAAGAAGCTACGCAAGTTTCCTTATCAGTTATCATAGAACTATGGAAGGCCCAAATCTCCCATCTTCCATACTGTGTCTTCTGCTGTGTGTTTAATTTAAGGTGGTGCAGCAGTCAGAGTGTCAGATTAGCATCTGGCCGACCCAGGCCTGAACcccctactctgtcatggaagttcattgggtgatcttgggccagtcaatctCTCTCAGGGTCTcctacctcaaagggctgttgtgagcagtggtgtagcgccaacatgGCAGGAGGTGCAACGCCTCAGGTGCATGCCgcagcaggggcgtggccggagcattccgggggcattctggggcgtggagGGGCGGGTGCCCCtcgcgcagttccccctcactccgccccggTTGTGAGCATATCATAGATGAGATGAGAGCATTGTAAGGCCCCgttggggaaaaaagcagggtaaaacAGAAGTAAATAAAGTTAATTGTGGGGAACTCAGCGAGTTTAGTATGAATGCTGAGAGGAGATTAAACTACATGGCTTGCAAGGGATTTCTTTCACCTCTGTGACTGAACAATATAACCCAAGAGCAGTGCTTCCCAATatgcataccccttggcaacccattgcCCTAAAACtatacccccatattagcaagcccattatgtaattttttttcgcATACCCCAAACACTCTAGTGCATTCCCCTGGGGTACGTgtgccccaggttgggaaccactgacctagaggatTGCACTTGCTCCGTGCCACATTGCAAAGAAGTCAGCCTCAGGTCCAAACTCGACACGATGTGTGATAGCATTCTGGAGCTCAATGTGGCACTTTTAAGGTGAGTAAGCCCACTCCACTCCAAGTTATTGTGTGGAACAGCAAGTCAGGCACCTGTTTCCCGATCCATGTCACATGTGACATCTAAGTTGGCTCTCAGAAAGATGCTAGTGGGGGATAGTATTGGGCCAAGAGGCAGAGTGAATTGTTTCATAGAAGGAAGAGAACTTGAGTTTTCACTGCCACGTTGTCTTCCCACTCAGGAGCGCCACCCTTTCCAGAAGTTCCCCCGTCTGATATCTTGCAGCACCTTAATAGGAGGCACATCATGAACAGACCTTCCAGCTGTCAACCGGCCATGTAAGaatgctcctcctcttcctcttcctcctcctctccacttcTGTTCTTTAATCCATTCTCAGCATTTGTTCAGGTTTTTCTAAAGAAGCTGATCTTCTAGAAGCAAATTTGTTCTTCTGTTTGCAagtagggggctttccccacttaccttctgctgcgcgctactccgggaaagtagagCGGGGGgttccagcagcgctccccacttgcaagaagaagcGCTTAACCACCAGCTAGAGCCGCCTCCGACGCTGCCAATTTTGCACCACCTCAGCTGCCGCGATCATTCCCTTCCTGGTGCTGAagaacggcaccttttgatgactcgCGCATGAGCCGCCAGGGTCGGGAACCCCGAGAGCCGGGCTTGAGGGGaattatgcgcgctgagggggcgcgagagcggtgagcagcagaaggtgagtgaggAAAGCCCCAATCAGTGGCTTTTCTTTGCACTCAAATTCATGTGCTGCTGGAATATTCCAGCATTATTCCAGCattagaaagaaggaaggaaggaaggaaggaaggaaggaaggaaggaaggaaggaaggaaggaaggaaggaaggaaggaaggaaggaaggaaggaaggaaggaaggaaggaaggaagggaaagaaagaaagaaaaaaggaaaggaaggaaagaagggaaagaaggaaagaagcgagttagaaagaaagaaggaagggaagaaagaaggaaagaaggaaagaaggaaagaaggaaaagaaagaaagaaagaaagaaagaaagaaagaaagaaagaaagaaagaaagaaagaaagaaagaaagaaagaaagaaagaaagaaagaaagaaagaaaggaaggaaggaaggaaagaaggaaagaaggaaagaaggaaagaaagaaagaaggaaggaaagaaggaaagaaggaaagaaagaaagaaagaaggaaggaaggaaagaaggaaagaaagaaggaaggaaggaaagaaggaaagaaggaaagaaggagggaaggaaggagggaaggaaagaaggaaagaaagaaagaatgaatctaGGATCTTGTCCTTCCAGGAACACAGGGAAAATATGCCTCTAGCTTAAACACCTAGACCACTGCAGAACAATAATAATCCCAGTGCAAGCTCTTCATGTTGCCCCTCCAGGAACACAGGGGCAGGAGGAAGACCTTGAAATTCCACTGTGAGACTATTACTGTCCTGCTATGGCCTagtttttaaagctagaggcacaCCCCTGAAAAGGAAGCTGCGGAAGCTGTCAGGACCAGGAAAGATGAGGGGCTACGGTGGGTTACGGTTGCCTGGCTGGGagcagaaggaggggaaggaacacATTAGTAATGCAGGGGGCTCTTGGGAGGCAGAGCTAATGGTGCCTGGAGGAGGATCAGATGGAAGAATTTCTTCTTAACTCTTTTTCTCCACAAAAAAAACTGTTTCCAAAGACTCCATCAGAGAGCTCAATGCTACAAAAAGGCATTCCAACCAGAGGCAATTGCGTTCCAGTACCCGCACAATCTGCCTGGGCAACCATACCTAACTGTGGGTGCTAATCAGCACATTTTTCTAAGATCCTCCTTGAGACCTCTGCGAATTGTCACATTTCACAGCAAGCTCCTCCTTCCCAGGCATAAATAATAGCGTATTTTGCTGCTCTTCTTCTGTACAGCTGTTTCTACAAAGTTGCCCCCTGTTGCCttggctcctcctcctgtttgtcatccatgggaaaaaaaatggctgccggTTATGTCATCTGTGGAAGGGTTCTTGGGGGATGTTATGAcatctgttgggggggggcaatACAACTTGTTGGCTAGCTGATATGGACCATTTTGCTCCCAAATCCTATCAAGCAGCTCTGGAAAAGCCACAGTTGATAGTTCTGAGGGACCTTGAGAAAAATTGCCCTGGGGTGGTGCCAAAGGCCTGCTTTACCATCAGTGAGATTCATGAGGTGGACCGATTTGACCAGAAGTTTGGGGAAACGACAGGAGAGATTTAGCTAAGGATTTTGCTAATTTAGCTAAGGATTCAGATTTATTAGGTTCATTTTAGGTTTatttagaaccagggggcattagaaccagatttatttagaaccagggggcattcattgaaaatgctggggagacgaataaggactaataaaaggaaacacttcttcacgtaacgggtgattggtgtttggaatatgctgccacaggaggtggtgatggccactaacctggatagctttaaaaggggcttggacagatttatggaggagaagtcgatttatggctaccaatcttgatcctctttgatctgagattgcaaatgccttaacagaccaggtgctcgggagcaacagccacagaagaccattgctttcacatcctgcatgtgagctcccaaaggcacctgatgggccactgcgagtagcagagagctgaactagatggactctggtctgatccagctggcttgttcttatgttcttatttattatttaatttatttatttcttggatttatatcccgcccaatccctgaagggctcttggcgggttacaacaagcttagaacattaaaatatggtgctcagctcaaactggctgaacacatcattaacaaccagcgacccatgctggaaaatgatgctcttctcCCAGTCAATGGGACGCAAAGCTTTTCTTGtccaaagacagtctccaaccagggcctgcaacaaacagtacaggggtgtccaactctggcgcttcagatgttcatgggctacaattcccatcagctcctgctagcctggccaattgggaattgtagtccaggaatatctgaagcaccaaagttggacaccccaaCCTAGTACTTCTTCTGGCGGCTGTCCTA
The DNA window shown above is from Sphaerodactylus townsendi isolate TG3544 linkage group LG07, MPM_Stown_v2.3, whole genome shotgun sequence and carries:
- the STYK1 gene encoding tyrosine-protein kinase STYK1 isoform X2, whose protein sequence is MSPQIRRSSRMLLECQNNDKLCAVVPTSEDERSRGKASVSEYTSIRLSETTMDCLLRTAALTLKELEIPREKISPESMEFIWNGSFGGIYRAKLDTASPGKTQLVILKTLQESATSHEIKDFLERITFHQFLGPHENIVKLLGCSVTQMPLYMILEDASNGNLLSFLWTCRRDVVTMDGLPFDLTERQVYKIGQQIASALDFLQQKKLFHGDVAARNVLIGHDFTAKLCKLGLAYRSHTRGTSSVAHSVPLKWQAPERLLKTPPSIKSDIWSFGILLYEMITLGAPPFPEVPPSDILQHLNRRHIMNRPSSCQPAMYSIMKACWCWTPTDRLSPTELIWRIQTAIKNSNDQAVLQVPELVVPELYANVAGIDLGDLAIDYTVF
- the STYK1 gene encoding tyrosine-protein kinase STYK1 isoform X3, with product MSPQIRRSSRMLLECQNNDKLCVIRENQAELIVVPVLLVGVFVIVLSVILWLRYRNWKTNQQTFPESEEKAVVPTSEDERSRGKASVSEYTSIRLSETTMDCLLRTAALTLKELEIPREKISPESMEFIWNGSFGGIYRAKLDTASPGKTQLVILKTLQESATSHEIKDFLERITFHQFLGPHENIVKLLGCSVTQMPLYMILEDASNGNLLSFLWTCRRDVVTMDGLPFDLTERQVYKIGQQIASALDFLQQKKLFHGDVAARNVLIGHDFTAKLCKLGLAYRSHTRGTSSVAHSVPLKWQAPERLLKTPPSIKSDIWSFGILLYEMITLGAPPFPEVPPSDILQHLNRRHIMNRPSSCQPAI